Proteins co-encoded in one Malus domestica chromosome 09, GDT2T_hap1 genomic window:
- the LOC103443717 gene encoding small ribosomal subunit protein eS30z/eS30y/eS30x, translated as MGKVHGSLARAGKVRGQTPKVAKQDKKKKPRGRAHKRLQYNRRFVTAVVGFGKKRGPNSSEK; from the exons ATGG GTAAGGTTCACGGATCGCTCGCACGTGCCGGGAAGGTTAGGGGTCAGACTCCGAAGGTGGCGAAgcaagacaagaagaagaagcccaGAGGCCGCGCCCACAAGAGGCTGCAGTACAACAGGAGATTCGTCACAGCCG TTGTTGGATTCGGGAAGAAGAGGGGGCCGAACTCTTCCGAGAAGTAA